A genome region from Macaca fascicularis isolate 582-1 chromosome 3, T2T-MFA8v1.1 includes the following:
- the LOC102127362 gene encoding keratin-associated protein 13-1-like — MSYNYSSGNFSSRSSGGYLRYPGYSCGYSYHSNLVCSTDLCSPSTCQLGSSPYKSFQEICSDTPSCHMSCVESSPCQTSCYSPRISLLCGPCQSTYSGSLGFGSSSCRSLGYGSRSCYSVGCGSSDFRSAGYGGCGFSSLGYGSGFCHPTYVLSRMFQSSDYRPTCGFGFYRSTC; from the coding sequence ATGTCCTACAACTACAGCTCTGGAAACTTCTCCTCCCGCTCCTCTGGGGGCTACCTGCGCTACCCAGGCTACTCCTGTGGCTATTCATACCACAGCAACCTGGTCTGCAGCACTGACCTCTGCTCTCCCAGCACCTGCCAGCTGGGTTCCTCTCCCTATAAGAGCTTTCAGGAGATCTGCTCGGACACCCCTAGCTGCCACATGTCCTGTGTGGAGTCCAGCCCCTGCCAGACCTCCTGCTACAGCCCCAGAATCTCCTTACTCTGCGGTCCCTGCCAGTCGACTTACTCTGGATCGCTAGGCTTTGGATCCAGCAGCTGCCGCTCCCTGGGCTATGGATCGAGGAGCTGCTACTCAGTGGGCTGTGGATCCAGTGACTTCAGATCCGCAGGTTATGGAGGCTGTGGCTTCTCTTCCCTGGGCTATGGATCTGGATTCTGCCACCCAACATATGTTCTCTCTAGGATGTTCCAATCTTCTGATTACAGACCAACTTGTGGATTTGGCTTCTACCGATCAACTTGCTAA
- the KRTAP27-1 gene encoding LOW QUALITY PROTEIN: keratin-associated protein 27-1 (The sequence of the model RefSeq protein was modified relative to this genomic sequence to represent the inferred CDS: substituted 1 base at 1 genomic stop codon): MPHSHCHXLRSFHNAPPLSAITHGTNPISFEEGLCLPSSFHIRTWLLDNFQETCNETTSCQMTICEQDLFTDDSCVQSTCLPGVVQTTYSNSRPCERTACQSESSSAGLACVSQPCQSESTQQMGFVAQSCHPASLKGNSCPPKTSESKNCLTLECASSQCQSENPESSSCRPLVNVTPEPQLLESSSSTYEPTCCVTGGFQLPSK, from the coding sequence ATGCCTCATAGCCACTGCCATTGACTCAGGAGCTTCCACAATGCCCCACCACTCTCTGCCATCACACATGGCACTAATCCTATAAGCTTTGAAGAAGGATTGTGTTTGCCCAGCAGCTTCCATATCAGAACCTGGCTTCTGGACAACTTTCAAGAAACCTGCAATGAAACCACCAGCTGCCAAATGACCATTTGTGAACAGGACTTATTCACAGACGATAGCTGTGTGCAAAGTACCTGCCTCCCCGGAGTTGTCCAAACAACTTACTCCAATTCCAGGCCCTGCGAAAGGACAGCATGCCAATCAGAAAGTTCTTCAGCAGGGCTGGCTTGTGTTTCTCAGCCTTGCCAATCAGAAAGCACTCAGCAGATGGGTTTTGTAGCCCAGAGCTGCCATCCTGCAAGCCTCAAGGGAAACAGTTGCCCACCCAAGACTTCTGAGTCTAAAAATTGCCTAACTCTGGAATGTGCCTCTAGCCAATGTCAGTCTGAGAACCCTGAATCCAGTTCCTGTAGACCTCTGGTCAATGTAACACCTGAGCCACAACTCCTGGAATCTTCTTCCAGCACTTATGAACCAACTTGCTGTGTTACTGGTGGTTTTCAATTGCCTAGTAAGTGA